The Acidobacteriota bacterium genome includes the window GGTCGTCGAACGACCTGGTCGTGTTCCACCGACCCGTGTTGAGGCGCAGGCACGGGATGCCCATCGCATGCGCGAGTTCCATGCAGTGGACCGTGTGGTCGATGTTCTTCTGGCGCTCCGCGGCGTCGGGGTACACGAAACCCTGATGGATCGACAGCGCAATGAGGTCGATGCCGTTCACGAACGCGTGCTTCTTCAACCCCTGCAGGTACGCGTTGTCCTCCCCCTTCATCTGGCGATGAAGGATGTCCACGCCTTCGACGCCGATCGACGCGGCGTGATCGATCACCTTCTCGATCGGATACGGGTCGTCCTGCGGGCGGAAGTGCCAGTACGAGTACGACGACACGCCGAACTTCACGCGACTGCCGGCCGGTCGCGCGGCAGGAGGAGCCGCAGCCTGCGTCGCAGCCTTGGCGTCGGTGCTGCCCGTGCCCTGCGTACAGGCGGACACGGCGGGAAGAGCAGCCGCCACGGCGGCGGTGGTCAGGAGATCGCGTCGGGAGAGCATGGGGGGATTCTACAACTGCCCGGCAACCGGCAACGGGCAACCGGCAACCGCTAGGACAGAACGGTTGTAGGGGCGACCCTACGAGACGTGACGTGGAAGTGG containing:
- a CDS encoding sugar phosphate isomerase/epimerase — its product is MLSRRDLLTTAAVAAALPAVSACTQGTGSTDAKAATQAAAPPAARPAGSRVKFGVSSYSYWHFRPQDDPYPIEKVIDHAASIGVEGVDILHRQMKGEDNAYLQGLKKHAFVNGIDLIALSIHQGFVYPDAAERQKNIDHTVHCMELAHAMGIPCLRLNTGRWNTTRSFDDLMANKGIEPILPGVTEDQGFEWCISSIEKLLPTAEKLGVLLALENHWGLARTAEGLMRIVNAVNSPWLGVLADTGNFLENQYEQFETIAPRAVFVQAKAYEGGGEWYSLDIDNARIATILAAQNYRGYVSLEFEGKAPAETAVPKAIAQLRAAYGQ